TTATGAAAAACTGTGTCGATTACGAAAAGGTCGTCAAGCGTCTGAAAAGGGTTCAGGGGCAAATCGGCGGCATAATAAAAATGATAGAGTCGGAAAAGGACTGCGAAGACGTGCTTATCCAGATTGGCGCGGCAAAGGCCGCCCTCCACAAAACGGGGCAGTCGGTCTTGGAGGGGCACCTGCACCACTGCGTGCTCGACGCAATCAAGGAGGGGCACGGCGAGGAGGCTCTCGACCACCTCTCCGACGCAATCGAACAATTTTTGAAAATCTGACGGACATGGAAAAGATTGAAGAATTCATGGAGTTTCTCGAAA
The Opitutia bacterium KCR 482 genome window above contains:
- a CDS encoding metal-sensitive transcriptional regulator; this encodes MKNCVDYEKVVKRLKRVQGQIGGIIKMIESEKDCEDVLIQIGAAKAALHKTGQSVLEGHLHHCVLDAIKEGHGEEALDHLSDAIEQFLKI